One region of Quercus lobata isolate SW786 chromosome 2, ValleyOak3.0 Primary Assembly, whole genome shotgun sequence genomic DNA includes:
- the LOC115973973 gene encoding E3 ubiquitin-protein ligase APD2-like isoform X1 produces the protein MYRTVLTPPISYSQSQRWRETWARLLAPLTIWLCVCVSLRYGYYGDHRMVLGPSSSRLMQASSVFVEQVEVRDDDKRGVFLYAFSEKPELSYQTNWSVSDYVIVRSYSRKGFSFWLNKGSTIHMRWEAPTSTLNQLEVVMTKGERDLQTLLPEVTDSTDFLALHEPISGKEVKYTIEEDDKYYIGVINSNRRSIIMRVAINVSATMYDTTKAKSKCSTETGSCRLRLEFPNTHYVILTTPNYGNLAGWYIELSFIARVVTYIAILGFIVIVVFLILKYLGACEGENTIIDTEVTEVRQVTETDPIMPAKPIPYTYGTGEEDDDSGDSSSSEELYDAKLCVICYDEQRNCFFVPCGHCATCYDCAQRIMEGENKVCPICRRLIHKLRRLFHS, from the exons ATGTACAGAACGGTGTTGACACCTCCAATTAGCTATTCTCAGAGTCAGCGATGGCGAGAGACTTGGGCTCGATTGCTAGCTCCTCTAACCATTTGGCTATGTG TTTGTGTGAGTCTCCGATATGGGTACTATGGGGATCATCGAATGGTGCTTGGACCAAGCTCGTCGAGGTTGATGCAAGCAAGCTCTGTATTTGTGGAACAAGTTGAAGTTAGAGATGATGATAAAAGAGGGGTCTTTCTTTATGCCTTTTCGGAGAAGCCTGAATTGAGCTACCAAACAAATTGGAGTGTCTCTGACTATGTGATTGTTAGATCCTACAGCCGCAAG GGATTTTCCTTCTGGTTGAACAAAGGTTCGACAATTCATATGAGATGGGAAGCTCCAACTAGTACATTAAACCAACTTGAAGTGGTTATGACTAAAG GCGAACGGGATCTCCAAACTTTATTGCCAGAAGTGACAGATTCCACTGACTTCCTTGCACTCCATGAACCAATTAGCG GTAAAGAAGTTAAATACACCATTGAGGAGGATGACAAGTATTACATTGGTGTCATAAACTCAAATCGTAGGAGCATAATTATGAGGGTGGCTATTAATGTTTCGGCAACAATGTATGATACTACTAAAGCTAAGAGCAAGTGTTCAACAGAAACAGGTTCTTGCCGCCTCAGGCTTGAGTTCCCTAATACTCACTATGTCATACTGACCACACCCAACTAT GGGAATCTAGCAGGATGGTACATTGAGCTTTCGTTTATCGCACGTGTGGTAACATACATTGCAATTTTAG GATTTATTGTGATTGTTGTTTTTCTGATCCTAAAATACCTTGGAGCCTGCGAGGGTGAGAATACCATAATAGACACAGAGGTAACAGAAGTAAGGCAAGTAACTGAGACTGACCCCATAATGCCGGCAAAACCAATTCCATACACATATGGAAcaggtgaagaagatgatgattcAGGAGATAGTAGCTCTTCAGAGGAACTATATGATGCAAAATTGTGCGTGATTTGTTATGACGAGCAACGCAATTGCTTCTTTGTTCCTTGTGGCCATTGTGCCACTTGCTATGACTGTGCACAAAG GATTATGGAAGGGGAGAACAAGGTGTGTCCAATATGTCGACGGCTTATTCACAAGTTGAGAAGATTGTTTCACTCTTAA
- the LOC115973973 gene encoding E3 ubiquitin-protein ligase APD2-like isoform X2, whose product MVLGPSSSRLMQASSVFVEQVEVRDDDKRGVFLYAFSEKPELSYQTNWSVSDYVIVRSYSRKGFSFWLNKGSTIHMRWEAPTSTLNQLEVVMTKGERDLQTLLPEVTDSTDFLALHEPISGKEVKYTIEEDDKYYIGVINSNRRSIIMRVAINVSATMYDTTKAKSKCSTETGSCRLRLEFPNTHYVILTTPNYGNLAGWYIELSFIARVVTYIAILGFIVIVVFLILKYLGACEGENTIIDTEVTEVRQVTETDPIMPAKPIPYTYGTGEEDDDSGDSSSSEELYDAKLCVICYDEQRNCFFVPCGHCATCYDCAQRIMEGENKVCPICRRLIHKLRRLFHS is encoded by the exons ATGGTGCTTGGACCAAGCTCGTCGAGGTTGATGCAAGCAAGCTCTGTATTTGTGGAACAAGTTGAAGTTAGAGATGATGATAAAAGAGGGGTCTTTCTTTATGCCTTTTCGGAGAAGCCTGAATTGAGCTACCAAACAAATTGGAGTGTCTCTGACTATGTGATTGTTAGATCCTACAGCCGCAAG GGATTTTCCTTCTGGTTGAACAAAGGTTCGACAATTCATATGAGATGGGAAGCTCCAACTAGTACATTAAACCAACTTGAAGTGGTTATGACTAAAG GCGAACGGGATCTCCAAACTTTATTGCCAGAAGTGACAGATTCCACTGACTTCCTTGCACTCCATGAACCAATTAGCG GTAAAGAAGTTAAATACACCATTGAGGAGGATGACAAGTATTACATTGGTGTCATAAACTCAAATCGTAGGAGCATAATTATGAGGGTGGCTATTAATGTTTCGGCAACAATGTATGATACTACTAAAGCTAAGAGCAAGTGTTCAACAGAAACAGGTTCTTGCCGCCTCAGGCTTGAGTTCCCTAATACTCACTATGTCATACTGACCACACCCAACTAT GGGAATCTAGCAGGATGGTACATTGAGCTTTCGTTTATCGCACGTGTGGTAACATACATTGCAATTTTAG GATTTATTGTGATTGTTGTTTTTCTGATCCTAAAATACCTTGGAGCCTGCGAGGGTGAGAATACCATAATAGACACAGAGGTAACAGAAGTAAGGCAAGTAACTGAGACTGACCCCATAATGCCGGCAAAACCAATTCCATACACATATGGAAcaggtgaagaagatgatgattcAGGAGATAGTAGCTCTTCAGAGGAACTATATGATGCAAAATTGTGCGTGATTTGTTATGACGAGCAACGCAATTGCTTCTTTGTTCCTTGTGGCCATTGTGCCACTTGCTATGACTGTGCACAAAG GATTATGGAAGGGGAGAACAAGGTGTGTCCAATATGTCGACGGCTTATTCACAAGTTGAGAAGATTGTTTCACTCTTAA
- the LOC115978005 gene encoding agamous-like MADS-box protein AGL104: protein MGRVKLQIKRIENTTSRQVTFSKRRNGLIKKAYELSVLCDVDVALIMFSPSGRLGHFSGNKSIEEILVRYVNLPEHERGRLQNQEFLQRALGKLKAQADQTYQKASPMSTDSQIEEIQQEIVGCKSQLEDMENRLRIFEGDPFEITTLCEAEHREQILQETLRRVQIRKKTLEKEFSSGIPVPPPILKEYLPPNTTNISDLIRENPTNMLDWLPERDPQVQLLNFLDSNGLLPLRDQPQPVTEILPPPTTLHGQNMNLRDQMSLRSGMVDNNNLQRPDFGQVIDVNLSPWTEFYPAGT from the exons ATGGGGAGAGTGAAGCTTCAGATCAAGAGAATTGAGAACACAACAAGCAGGCAAGTCACTTTCTCAAAAAGGAGAAATGGACTTATCAAGAAAGCATATGAACTTTCTGTTCTCTGTGATGTTGATGTAGCTCTCATCATGTTTTCCCCATCAGGAAGACTCGGTCACTTCTCTGGAAATAAGAG CATTGAAGAGATTCTGGTACGGTATGTTAATCTTCCTGAGCATGAGCGAGGAAG GCTGCAGAACCAAGAG TTTCTGCAAAGGGCTCTCGGTAAGCTAAAGGCTCAAGCAGATCAAACCTATCAAAAAGCCAG CCCGATGAGTACTGATTCTCAAATAGAG GAGATTCAACAAGAAATTGTTGGCTGTAAGTCTCAATTGGAAGATATGGAGAACCGGCTAAG AATATTTGAAGGAGATCCTTTCGAAATCACAACATTGTGTGAGGCTGAACACCGAGAGCAAATCCTTCAGGAAACTCTGAGACGTGTACAAATCCGCAAG AAAACTTTAGAGAAAGAGTTTAGTTCTGGCATACCAGTACCACCTCCAATTTTAAAG GAATATCTGCCTCCAAATACTACAAATATAAGTGATCTTATAAGAGAAAATCCAACAAATATGCTGGATTGGCTTCCTGAAAGAGATCCACAAGTCCAGCTTCTAAATTTTCTGGATTCAAATGGCCTTCTTCCCCTAAG AGATCAGCCGCAACCTGTGACAGAAATCTTACCGCCACCAACAACTCTTCATGGACAAAATATGAATCTTCGTGATCAGATGAGCCTAAGAAGTGGTATGGTGGACAATAATAATTTACAACGTCCTGATTTTGGACAAGTTATTGATGTCAACTTGTCCCCATGGACTGAGTTTTACCCGGCAGGTACTTAA